One Tolypothrix bouteillei VB521301 DNA window includes the following coding sequences:
- a CDS encoding YkvA family protein, whose amino-acid sequence MKKKFFTQIFQSGISKVLRHPKYRVFAIVAGLFYLISPLDISPDVIPIIGWVDDGLIASFVVAEASQILIEELKKRKKVTPDESKSPQTATTIDVEAVKLS is encoded by the coding sequence ATGAAAAAGAAATTTTTTACACAAATATTTCAAAGTGGTATTAGTAAAGTTTTACGCCATCCCAAATATCGGGTATTTGCAATTGTTGCTGGTTTATTCTATTTAATCAGTCCTTTAGATATTTCACCAGATGTTATCCCTATTATAGGATGGGTAGATGATGGACTGATTGCGAGTTTCGTTGTCGCGGAAGCTTCCCAAATCCTTATAGAAGAGCTAAAAAAGCGTAAAAAAGTGACTCCAGATGAATCCAAGTCTCCTCAGACAGCGACTACAATTGATGTTGAAGCTGTAAAGCTTTCATAA
- a CDS encoding Hsp20/alpha crystallin family protein → MALLRYNPWQELNAIQRLFEDTRVPFERDLVKVPAAELTQTEDAVHLKLELPGIDAKDLDIQVTENTVSISGERKSEAKTEDKGTTRTEFHYGKFQRVIPLRVKIQNTDVKAEYKDGILNLTLPKKEEEKNKVVKVNLEQPAA, encoded by the coding sequence ATGGCATTACTTCGTTACAACCCCTGGCAAGAACTGAACGCTATTCAACGCCTGTTTGAAGATACAAGAGTTCCATTTGAAAGAGATTTGGTTAAAGTTCCTGCGGCTGAACTGACTCAAACAGAGGATGCTGTTCACCTGAAGTTGGAACTTCCAGGAATCGATGCTAAAGATTTAGATATCCAAGTGACAGAAAACACTGTTTCTATCAGTGGCGAGCGCAAGTCTGAAGCCAAGACCGAAGACAAAGGTACGACACGGACTGAGTTCCACTATGGTAAGTTTCAGCGTGTAATTCCATTGAGAGTAAAAATTCAAAATACTGATGTCAAGGCAGAATATAAAGACGGTATTTTGAATCTGACTTTGCCAAAGAAAGAGGAAGAAAAGAACAAAGTTGTCAAAGTTAACCTAGAACAGCCTGCTGCTTAG